In a single window of the Serratia quinivorans genome:
- the gntU gene encoding Gnt-I system — protein sequence MNTVTLVGTAVGSVLLLLFLVMKARMHAFVALMLVSIAAGIFSGMPLDRIADTMQKGMGDTLGFLAIVVALGAMFGKILHEVGALDQIAAHLLKRFGQSKAHYALGIAGLICALPLFFDVAVVLLIGIVFAVARRTDGNIVKLAIPLFAGVAAAASFLLPGPVPMLLASQMKADFGWMIAIGLVAAVLGMLIAGPLYGSFISRYVNWSMPADENEPTLNTAKLPSFGLSLALVLCPLVLVGMKTIGARLVTPGSQLQQWLEFIGHPFIAILVACLIVIYGLAKPRGMTNEQTLAICSAAVQPAGIILLMTGAGGVFKQILVDSGVGPALGDAMIGTGLPIAVAAFVLSAMVRVIQGSATVACLTTVGLVLPVTSQLGLGGGQLAALAICIAGGSIVLSHVNDAGFWLFGKFTGANELQTLKTWTVMETILGSVGGIIGMIAFTLF from the coding sequence GTGAATACTGTAACGCTGGTCGGTACCGCAGTCGGCTCGGTTCTCTTACTGCTGTTTCTGGTGATGAAGGCGCGTATGCACGCCTTTGTCGCATTAATGCTGGTGTCTATCGCTGCCGGGATCTTCTCCGGCATGCCGCTGGATCGCATTGCCGATACCATGCAAAAAGGCATGGGCGACACCTTGGGCTTCCTGGCCATCGTGGTGGCGCTGGGGGCGATGTTTGGCAAAATACTGCATGAAGTCGGCGCGCTGGACCAAATTGCGGCACATTTGCTGAAACGTTTCGGCCAAAGCAAGGCCCATTACGCACTCGGCATTGCCGGTTTGATCTGTGCCTTGCCGCTGTTCTTTGACGTGGCCGTGGTGCTGCTGATCGGCATCGTGTTTGCCGTGGCGCGCCGCACCGACGGCAACATCGTTAAGCTGGCCATTCCGCTGTTTGCCGGTGTCGCCGCCGCCGCGTCGTTCTTGCTGCCGGGGCCGGTACCGATGCTGCTGGCTTCACAAATGAAGGCCGACTTCGGCTGGATGATTGCCATCGGTCTGGTCGCCGCGGTCCTCGGCATGCTGATTGCCGGCCCGTTGTACGGCAGCTTTATCAGCCGCTACGTTAACTGGTCAATGCCGGCGGATGAAAACGAACCGACGCTGAACACCGCCAAACTGCCGTCATTTGGCCTTAGTCTGGCGCTGGTACTCTGCCCACTGGTGCTGGTCGGCATGAAAACCATTGGCGCCCGCCTGGTCACGCCTGGCTCGCAGTTACAACAATGGCTGGAGTTTATCGGCCACCCGTTTATCGCCATTTTAGTCGCCTGTTTGATCGTGATTTATGGACTGGCGAAACCACGCGGCATGACCAACGAACAAACGCTGGCCATTTGCTCTGCGGCAGTCCAGCCCGCCGGGATCATTTTGCTGATGACCGGGGCCGGTGGCGTCTTCAAACAGATTTTGGTGGATTCCGGCGTCGGCCCAGCCCTGGGGGACGCCATGATCGGTACCGGTCTGCCGATCGCCGTCGCGGCCTTTGTGCTGTCCGCCATGGTACGAGTGATTCAGGGATCTGCCACCGTGGCCTGTCTGACCACCGTCGGCCTGGTATTACCGGTGACCAGCCAACTGGGGCTTGGCGGCGGACAACTGGCCGCGCTGGCTATCTGTATTGCCGGTGGATCTATCGTACTCAGTCACGTCAACGACGCCGGTTTCTGGCTGTTCGGCAAATTTACCGGTGCCAATGAGCTGCAAACGCTGAAAACCTGGACGGTGATGGAAACCATTCTGGGTAGCGTGGGCGGGATTATCGGCATGATTGCTTTCACCCTGTTTTAA
- the gntK_2 gene encoding Thermoresistant gluconokinase produces MTNNQNRIYVIMGVSGSGKSAVAAAAARQLSAGFLDGDFLHPRSNILKMAAGEPLNDDDRAPWLAALNDAAFAMQRTNNVSVIVCSALKKHYRDRLRAGNGNLSFIYLHGDFPVIEARLAARNGHFFKPQMLVTQFAALEQPGADESDVMSVDINQPLEAVIADTVKHIQSFLPQDVCA; encoded by the coding sequence ATGACCAATAATCAAAACCGCATTTACGTCATTATGGGCGTTTCTGGCAGTGGCAAGTCCGCTGTGGCCGCCGCAGCGGCCCGCCAACTTTCTGCCGGGTTCCTCGACGGTGATTTTCTGCACCCGCGTAGTAATATCCTGAAAATGGCCGCCGGCGAACCGCTGAATGATGACGATCGTGCCCCTTGGCTGGCCGCACTCAACGACGCCGCCTTCGCCATGCAGCGAACCAATAATGTTTCGGTTATTGTCTGTTCAGCGCTGAAGAAACACTACCGCGATCGCCTGCGTGCCGGTAATGGCAACCTGTCGTTCATCTACCTGCACGGTGACTTCCCGGTGATTGAAGCCCGTCTGGCGGCCCGCAACGGCCACTTCTTCAAACCGCAGATGCTGGTCACACAGTTTGCCGCGCTGGAACAACCGGGCGCAGATGAGAGCGACGTGATGTCGGTGGACATCAACCAGCCGCTGGAAGCGGTGATCGCCGATACGGTGAAACATATCCAAAGTTTCCTGCCACAGGATGTGTGCGCGTGA
- the phoC gene encoding Major phosphate-irrepressible acid phosphatase precursor has protein sequence MKTRKNLNRFTALVLLFGSVACLSPAQAKDDTAPNNDPTETWRTDYSDIGYPDVGFSPYIKGWINGYLTPADYPDGAKILPPPPKENSAAAQSDIETFHELRKLRDTPRGQLAIKDAKLSFNYIGSAFSPALGITISRKNTPRLHLLLARVFTDAGYASNDTKKAFSRIRPYSALRIDSCTPKEHSALSNDGGSYPSGHAVTGMMWAMTLTAMEPQLSTPLMKKGYEFGRSRLICGVHWESDVDAGRFLAAGAFARLQASPEYQKQFREAKQEVDRLLEQKKATTNN, from the coding sequence ATGAAAACAAGGAAGAATTTAAATAGATTTACCGCATTGGTATTACTATTCGGCTCGGTGGCATGTTTATCACCCGCCCAGGCAAAAGATGATACTGCGCCAAATAATGATCCCACTGAGACCTGGCGTACCGATTACAGTGATATCGGCTATCCTGACGTGGGCTTTTCGCCTTATATCAAGGGTTGGATCAACGGCTACCTGACGCCGGCGGATTACCCGGACGGCGCTAAAATCCTGCCGCCGCCACCTAAGGAAAACTCCGCCGCCGCACAAAGCGACATTGAGACATTCCATGAATTACGCAAGCTGCGCGATACGCCACGCGGCCAGTTGGCGATCAAGGATGCCAAACTCTCCTTTAACTATATTGGCAGCGCATTCTCACCGGCGTTAGGTATCACTATTTCACGTAAAAATACGCCTCGATTGCACCTGCTGCTCGCCCGTGTCTTTACCGATGCAGGTTATGCCTCCAATGACACCAAGAAAGCCTTTAGCCGCATTCGTCCCTATTCGGCATTGCGCATTGATAGCTGTACCCCAAAAGAACATAGTGCATTAAGTAACGATGGCGGTTCTTACCCTTCCGGCCATGCCGTCACCGGGATGATGTGGGCAATGACCTTAACGGCAATGGAACCGCAGTTATCCACCCCGTTAATGAAAAAGGGCTATGAATTTGGCCGTAGCCGTCTGATTTGCGGCGTGCATTGGGAAAGTGATGTTGACGCAGGCCGCTTCCTTGCCGCCGGCGCTTTTGCCCGCCTGCAGGCCAGCCCGGAATACCAAAAACAATTCCGTGAGGCCAAGCAGGAGGTTGATCGTCTGCTGGAACAAAAGAAGGCAACGACCAATAATTAA
- a CDS encoding Protein of uncharacterised function yields the protein MEQYLHIVIVALLTGMTSLLSHRSVAVFHDGIRPILPQLVEGNMNRREAGSIAFGLSIGFVASVGISFTLSTGLLNSWLLFLPTDIIGVLAFNSYLAFTLGMVWGVLVLTSLVPINTLLTALPVDILGSLGELSSPVISAFALFPLVAIFYQFGWRHSLLAAVVVLMARVIVVRFYPSLFPESIEIFVGMVMLLGIAIFRDISQRKHHENNHGASVFEERTSRIIKNLPLLAITGALISTVASLKLFGGSEVSIYTLAKAWAPGVSPEESAALVNQAALAEFMRGLGFIPLIATTALATGVYAVAGFTFVFTVGYLAPSPWLAAIFGALTITLEVLLLRSIGRWLSNYPSVRNASDSIRNAMNMLMEFALMIGAIFASIKMAGYTGFSITAALYFLNEALGRPILKIAAPVVATIICGILLNILYFLGLFVVS from the coding sequence ATGGAGCAATATTTGCATATTGTTATCGTTGCCTTGCTCACAGGCATGACCTCGCTGCTTTCTCATCGGTCGGTTGCCGTATTTCACGATGGTATTCGTCCCATTCTGCCGCAATTGGTTGAAGGGAATATGAATCGTCGTGAGGCCGGCAGCATTGCCTTTGGTTTAAGCATCGGTTTTGTGGCTTCCGTCGGGATTTCATTTACCTTATCAACCGGTCTGTTGAACAGCTGGTTACTGTTTCTGCCTACCGACATCATCGGCGTATTGGCATTTAACAGTTACCTGGCGTTCACTTTGGGCATGGTCTGGGGCGTATTGGTATTAACCAGTCTGGTACCGATCAACACCCTGCTTACCGCCCTGCCGGTGGATATTCTCGGTTCGCTGGGCGAGCTTTCCAGCCCGGTGATTTCGGCTTTCGCCCTGTTCCCACTGGTCGCTATTTTTTATCAATTCGGCTGGCGTCACAGCCTGTTGGCCGCGGTCGTGGTGCTGATGGCCCGCGTGATTGTGGTACGTTTTTACCCTTCTCTTTTCCCTGAATCCATCGAGATCTTCGTCGGTATGGTCATGCTGTTGGGGATTGCCATCTTTCGTGATATTTCTCAGCGCAAGCATCATGAGAACAACCACGGCGCCTCAGTTTTTGAAGAAAGAACCTCAAGAATTATCAAAAATCTGCCGCTGCTTGCCATTACCGGCGCACTGATATCGACGGTGGCCAGCCTGAAGCTGTTTGGCGGATCCGAGGTATCTATCTACACCCTGGCAAAAGCCTGGGCCCCTGGGGTTTCACCCGAGGAGTCGGCGGCGCTGGTGAATCAGGCGGCGCTGGCTGAATTTATGCGCGGGTTAGGTTTTATTCCGCTCATCGCCACTACCGCACTAGCCACCGGCGTCTACGCCGTTGCCGGTTTTACCTTTGTTTTTACCGTGGGTTATCTGGCCCCCTCACCCTGGTTGGCGGCCATTTTCGGCGCGTTAACCATCACGCTGGAAGTCCTGTTATTACGCTCTATCGGCCGCTGGTTGAGCAACTATCCTTCGGTTCGTAACGCATCCGACAGCATCCGCAACGCCATGAACATGCTGATGGAATTCGCCCTGATGATTGGTGCCATTTTTGCCTCCATCAAGATGGCGGGTTATACCGGATTCAGCATTACCGCCGCACTTTATTTCCTTAACGAAGCGCTGGGACGCCCAATATTGAAAATCGCCGCACCGGTAGTGGCAACAATAATATGCGGCATCCTGTTAAATATTTTGTATTTCTTAGGGTTATTCGTTGTCAGTTAA
- a CDS encoding Protein of uncharacterised function DUF2620: MKKIGIAGLQREQIKQVIESTAPGKFECFIQNDMEAAGKVKSGELDYFIGACNTGAGAALSIAIAIIGYNRCCTIAKPGIQAKEEQIVKWIDEGKVAFGLSVEHVEHAVPILIGHLG, translated from the coding sequence ATGAAAAAAATCGGCATTGCAGGCTTACAACGTGAGCAAATAAAACAGGTTATTGAATCCACCGCACCTGGTAAATTTGAGTGCTTTATCCAAAACGATATGGAGGCGGCAGGTAAAGTCAAAAGCGGCGAACTGGATTATTTTATTGGTGCCTGTAACACCGGGGCGGGTGCAGCGCTATCTATTGCTATCGCCATTATCGGTTACAACCGCTGCTGCACCATTGCCAAACCAGGAATACAGGCAAAAGAAGAACAAATAGTTAAATGGATTGATGAAGGGAAAGTGGCTTTTGGCCTTTCGGTGGAACATGTCGAACATGCCGTCCCGATTTTGATTGGTCACTTGGGTTAA
- the php gene encoding Phosphotriesterase homology protein — protein sequence MDLSTQFDSRGYTYAHEHLHIDLSPFKQDLDCRLDCYALLVDEMRTLVSKGVLNLVEVTNRYMGRNPQFMLDLMQESGINILASTGYYQQEFYPPHVAQRSAQQLAQEMIDEIEQGIDGTELRASVIAEIGSSEGTITPTEEKVFHAAALAHLATGKPISTHTSFSTMGLEQLRLLTGYGVAAEHIVIGHCDLRDQWETLLRILDTGALIQFDTIGKNNYYPDEKRVATLLALAQRGLSGQVMLSMDITRRSHLAANEGPGFSYLIDTFIPMLLQAGIHQQDIDLMLRDNPNTFFKG from the coding sequence ATGGATCTTTCAACGCAATTCGATAGCCGTGGTTATACCTATGCGCACGAGCATCTGCATATCGACCTGTCGCCATTCAAGCAGGATTTGGATTGCAGGCTGGATTGTTACGCTTTGCTCGTCGATGAAATGAGGACGCTGGTCAGTAAAGGCGTTCTCAACCTGGTTGAGGTCACCAATCGCTATATGGGACGCAACCCGCAATTTATGCTGGATCTGATGCAAGAAAGCGGCATTAACATCCTGGCGTCAACCGGATACTACCAACAGGAGTTCTACCCGCCACATGTCGCGCAACGTAGCGCACAGCAATTGGCGCAGGAAATGATCGACGAAATAGAACAGGGCATTGACGGCACAGAGTTACGTGCAAGCGTCATCGCAGAAATAGGCAGTAGTGAAGGCACCATTACCCCGACGGAAGAAAAAGTGTTTCACGCCGCCGCATTGGCACATTTGGCGACCGGTAAACCTATTTCGACCCACACCAGTTTCAGTACCATGGGGCTGGAGCAGCTACGGCTATTAACCGGCTACGGGGTGGCCGCAGAGCATATTGTTATCGGCCATTGCGATCTTCGCGATCAGTGGGAAACGTTGCTACGCATTCTGGATACCGGTGCGTTAATTCAATTCGATACCATCGGGAAAAATAATTATTACCCAGACGAAAAACGTGTGGCTACCTTACTGGCACTCGCTCAACGGGGTTTATCAGGTCAGGTCATGCTCTCCATGGATATCACCCGGCGCTCACACCTGGCGGCCAACGAAGGCCCAGGTTTCAGCTACCTCATTGATACGTTCATTCCCATGTTATTACAGGCGGGGATCCACCAGCAGGATATTGACCTTATGCTGCGCGATAACCCCAATACATTCTTCAAAGGATAA